A genomic region of Xanthomonas campestris pv. phormiicola contains the following coding sequences:
- a CDS encoding ABC transporter permease: MNAHDPRRIEPVTAPAHGATAALPYDASALPLRAYAALLLREIRYELLRWLRAPSFALPTLLFPPMFYLLFGVVLNRGNPAAAVYLMASYGVFGGMAPALFGFGVGLALDRERGLLTLKRAMPVPPGAMLLARTVLAMLFALAIGVLLQLLGSTLGGVRLALPQRALLLLIDVLGTLPFCAIGLYIGARVGGSGAPAVVNLIYLPMAFLSGLWIPLQLLPSLLTTLAPLWPSYHLGQLALRVVGQDGGGSSAGHVAALLAVTVAFYALAHRRLRRG; encoded by the coding sequence ATGAACGCTCACGATCCACGCCGCATCGAGCCCGTCACAGCGCCAGCGCATGGCGCAACCGCCGCACTGCCGTACGACGCGTCGGCGTTGCCGTTGCGCGCGTACGCGGCGCTGCTGTTGCGCGAAATCCGCTACGAACTGCTGCGCTGGCTGCGCGCACCGTCGTTCGCGTTGCCGACCCTGCTGTTCCCGCCGATGTTCTACCTGCTGTTCGGCGTGGTGCTCAACCGCGGCAATCCCGCGGCCGCGGTGTACCTGATGGCCAGCTACGGCGTGTTCGGGGGGATGGCGCCGGCGCTGTTCGGCTTCGGCGTGGGCCTGGCGCTGGACCGCGAACGCGGCCTGCTGACCCTCAAGCGCGCGATGCCGGTGCCGCCGGGCGCAATGCTGCTGGCGCGCACCGTGCTGGCGATGCTGTTCGCACTGGCGATCGGGGTGTTGCTGCAACTGCTGGGCAGCACGCTCGGCGGGGTACGGCTGGCGCTGCCGCAGCGCGCCTTGTTGCTGCTGATCGATGTGCTGGGCACGCTGCCGTTCTGCGCGATCGGCCTGTACATCGGCGCCCGCGTCGGCGGCAGCGGCGCGCCGGCGGTGGTCAACCTGATCTACCTGCCGATGGCGTTCCTGTCCGGCCTGTGGATCCCGTTGCAACTGCTGCCGTCGCTGCTGACCACGCTGGCGCCGCTGTGGCCGTCCTATCATCTGGGCCAGCTCGCACTGCGCGTGGTCGGCCAGGATGGCGGCGGCAGCAGCGCCGGTCACGTCGCCGCGCTGCTGGCGGTGACCGTGGCGTTCTATGCGCTGGCGCACCGCCGCCTGCGCCGCGGCTGA
- a CDS encoding sensor histidine kinase produces MIALLHASPDSLISRRLGWNTARPGAHWFVWLSLIWSIWLFVTPLYEPHYFTRWFWPTMVSYAVFLALYYCAYYRHRRYLRWCVAGMAALGFVLLPYNPGAQCYIIYACAFLPFCFRPLRALLGMLLLLAAFALAWWARGWSPLYMTSAVLVGLAVGLMNISFERRARADAQLRLSHEEVRRLAGVAERERIGRDLHDLLGHTLSLVALKADLAARLLARDPAAARQEMEDVSQVAREALGQVRRAVSGIRAAQLAAEMASAKLLLESSGVTFRYQVDALPQCAQLETVFAMVLREAATNIQRHAGAGNAQLRLWCERDQAWLEIRDDGRGSPMQPGTGLASMRERLEAVGGALRIESERGQGTRLLASAPLPRTPPAPPPAAEIAPEARGCQDPALR; encoded by the coding sequence GTGATCGCCTTGCTGCACGCCTCGCCCGATTCGCTGATCTCACGGCGCCTGGGCTGGAACACCGCCCGGCCCGGCGCGCACTGGTTCGTGTGGCTGTCGCTGATCTGGTCGATCTGGCTGTTCGTGACCCCGCTGTACGAGCCGCACTACTTCACCCGCTGGTTCTGGCCGACCATGGTCAGCTACGCCGTGTTCCTGGCGCTGTATTACTGCGCCTATTACCGCCATCGCCGCTACCTGCGCTGGTGCGTGGCCGGCATGGCTGCGCTGGGATTCGTGTTGCTGCCGTACAACCCAGGCGCGCAGTGCTACATCATCTATGCCTGCGCGTTCCTGCCGTTCTGCTTCCGGCCATTGCGCGCGCTGCTGGGGATGCTGCTGCTGCTGGCCGCATTCGCGCTGGCCTGGTGGGCGCGCGGCTGGTCGCCGCTGTACATGACCAGTGCGGTGCTGGTGGGTCTGGCGGTGGGGTTGATGAACATCAGCTTCGAACGTCGCGCCCGCGCCGATGCGCAGCTGCGCCTGAGCCACGAGGAAGTGCGGCGCCTGGCCGGCGTCGCCGAGCGCGAGCGCATCGGCCGCGATCTGCACGATCTGCTCGGCCACACGCTGTCGCTGGTGGCGCTGAAGGCGGACCTGGCCGCGCGCCTGCTGGCGCGCGACCCGGCCGCGGCGCGGCAGGAAATGGAGGACGTCAGCCAGGTCGCGCGCGAGGCGCTGGGCCAGGTGCGGCGTGCGGTCAGCGGCATCCGCGCCGCGCAGCTGGCGGCGGAGATGGCCTCGGCCAAGCTGCTGCTGGAATCCTCCGGGGTCACGTTCCGCTACCAGGTCGATGCGCTGCCGCAGTGCGCGCAGCTGGAGACGGTATTCGCGATGGTGCTGCGCGAGGCCGCCACCAATATCCAGCGCCACGCTGGCGCCGGCAATGCGCAGCTGCGGCTGTGGTGCGAGCGCGACCAGGCGTGGCTGGAGATCCGCGACGATGGTCGCGGCAGCCCGATGCAGCCGGGCACCGGCCTGGCCAGCATGCGCGAACGGCTGGAGGCGGTGGGCGGTGCGTTGCGGATCGAGTCCGAGCGCGGCCAGGGCACGCGCCTGCTGGCGTCGGCGCCGTTGCCGCGCACGCCGCCTGCGCCGCCGCCCGCAGCGGAGATCGCACCGGAAGCGCGCGGCTGCCAGGATCCCGCGCTGCGCTGA
- a CDS encoding response regulator transcription factor, which yields MIRLVLAEDQAMVRGALGALLGLEADIEVVASAADGEAAWRALQAHTPDLLVTDIEMPGLGGLELAQRVQRQQLPIRVVIVTTFARPGFLRRALDAGVGGYLLKDAPPERLVDAIRQVHRGGRAIDPELALEAWSEADPLNDRERQVLRLAGEGASAGDIAAQLGLSHGTVRNYLSEAIGKLGVGNRIEAARLARQKGWL from the coding sequence GTGATTCGACTAGTGCTGGCGGAAGACCAGGCGATGGTGCGCGGCGCGCTCGGCGCGCTGCTGGGCCTGGAAGCGGATATCGAAGTGGTCGCCAGCGCCGCCGACGGCGAGGCCGCGTGGCGCGCGCTGCAGGCGCACACGCCGGACCTGCTGGTCACCGACATCGAGATGCCCGGCCTCGGCGGCCTGGAACTGGCGCAGCGGGTGCAGCGCCAGCAACTGCCGATCCGCGTGGTCATCGTCACCACCTTCGCCCGTCCCGGCTTCCTGCGCCGCGCGCTGGATGCCGGTGTCGGCGGTTATCTGTTGAAGGACGCGCCGCCCGAGCGCCTGGTCGATGCGATCCGCCAGGTGCATCGCGGCGGCCGCGCGATCGATCCGGAACTGGCGCTGGAAGCCTGGTCCGAAGCCGATCCGCTCAACGACCGCGAGCGCCAGGTGCTGCGCCTGGCCGGCGAGGGCGCCTCGGCCGGCGACATCGCCGCGCAACTCGGACTTTCGCACGGCACGGTGCGCAACTATCTGTCCGAAGCGATCGGCAAGCTAGGCGTCGGCAACCGCATCGAGGCGGCGCGGCTGGCGCGGCAGAAGGGCTGGCTGTAG
- the fhuE gene encoding ferric-rhodotorulic acid/ferric-coprogen receptor FhuE, with amino-acid sequence MTRFLPPRRFPRRCALAMACLLASVPAFAAEAAADSAADSDVTTLDKVSVKGERAEGYSVRKTTAGTRFELAPREIPQSVSIISHQRIEDQGLDDIIDVLENTTGVSNTRSDSERFEFYARGFYIDNYQFDGIPTTMVQNWSYGDSALDLALYDRVEVVRGATGLMTGAGNPSASVNLIRKHADSAELTGSVQVTAGSWGRTRSTVDVSTPLNASGTVRARVIGSYLDTDSYVDRYRQNKTLGYAVIDADLTPDTQLSVGYDYQKKQSDDVTWGGFPLWYSDGSRTDYARSFNPAADWTFWDTTTKRAFATLQHDFASGWKLKANATHDQTNVTDKLFYPYYTIYGFDKNTGAGVVPYSGYYVTERKVDGLDGYAEGPLQLFGREHELMAGVSYNRRRYVNDGAFDFPAPMASYLNWTGNYPEPAWSALTEFSRGTVTQKAGYAAARFSLADPLKLIVGARYTDWKVDGAESGVPYSSRQKETTPYAGLVYTIDEVWSAYASYTDIFQPQTSRTRSGAYLDPVIGKSYEAGVKAAWFDNRLNASLSVFRIEQDNVAQATTEFVQGTTETAYVAAQGTVSRGFEFEVNGELAPGWNGTFGASRYVAKDAGGADINAQLPQTTLKLYTSYTPRRLTELTFGGGVNWQNRIYYVDAPYGRFEQDAYALVSAFARYRLSDEFTVQANLNNLLDKKYYAQIYGYGAWGEPRSGALSFTWSF; translated from the coding sequence CAGCGTGCGCAAGACCACCGCCGGCACCCGCTTCGAACTGGCGCCGCGCGAGATCCCGCAGTCGGTGAGCATCATCAGCCACCAGCGCATCGAGGATCAGGGCCTGGACGACATCATCGACGTGCTGGAGAACACCACCGGCGTGTCCAACACCCGCTCGGACAGCGAGCGCTTCGAGTTCTACGCGCGCGGCTTCTACATCGACAACTACCAGTTCGACGGCATCCCGACCACGATGGTGCAGAACTGGAGCTACGGCGACTCGGCGCTGGACCTGGCCCTGTACGACCGCGTGGAAGTGGTGCGTGGCGCCACCGGGCTGATGACCGGCGCGGGCAACCCGTCGGCCTCGGTCAACCTGATCCGCAAGCACGCCGACAGCGCCGAGCTGACCGGCAGCGTGCAGGTCACCGCCGGCAGCTGGGGCAGGACCCGCTCGACGGTGGACGTCAGCACCCCGCTCAACGCCAGCGGCACGGTGCGCGCGCGGGTGATCGGCAGCTACCTGGATACCGACTCGTACGTGGACCGCTACCGCCAGAACAAGACCCTGGGCTATGCGGTGATCGACGCCGACCTGACCCCGGACACCCAGCTGAGCGTGGGCTACGACTACCAGAAGAAGCAGTCCGACGACGTCACCTGGGGCGGCTTCCCGCTGTGGTATTCCGACGGCAGCCGCACCGACTATGCGCGCTCGTTCAACCCGGCCGCCGACTGGACGTTCTGGGACACCACCACCAAGCGCGCCTTCGCCACGCTGCAGCACGATTTCGCCAGCGGCTGGAAACTCAAGGCCAACGCCACCCACGACCAGACCAACGTCACCGACAAGCTGTTCTACCCGTATTACACGATCTACGGCTTCGACAAGAACACCGGCGCCGGCGTGGTGCCCTACTCCGGCTACTACGTCACCGAGCGCAAGGTCGATGGCCTGGACGGCTATGCCGAAGGCCCGTTGCAGCTGTTCGGGCGCGAGCACGAACTGATGGCCGGGGTCAGCTACAACCGCCGCCGCTACGTCAACGACGGCGCGTTCGATTTCCCGGCGCCGATGGCCAGCTATCTGAACTGGACCGGCAACTATCCGGAGCCGGCCTGGTCGGCGCTGACCGAGTTCAGCCGCGGCACCGTCACCCAGAAGGCCGGCTATGCGGCCGCGCGCTTCTCGCTGGCCGATCCGCTGAAGCTGATCGTCGGCGCGCGCTACACCGACTGGAAGGTGGACGGCGCCGAAAGCGGCGTGCCCTACAGCAGCCGGCAGAAGGAAACCACGCCGTACGCCGGACTGGTCTACACGATCGACGAGGTGTGGTCGGCCTACGCCAGCTACACCGACATCTTCCAGCCGCAGACGTCGCGCACCCGCAGCGGCGCCTACCTGGATCCGGTGATCGGCAAGAGCTACGAGGCCGGGGTCAAGGCCGCCTGGTTCGACAACCGCCTCAACGCCTCGCTGTCGGTGTTCCGCATCGAACAGGACAACGTCGCGCAGGCGACCACCGAGTTCGTCCAGGGCACCACCGAGACGGCCTACGTCGCGGCGCAGGGCACGGTCAGCCGCGGCTTCGAGTTCGAGGTGAACGGCGAACTGGCGCCGGGCTGGAACGGCACCTTCGGCGCCTCGCGCTACGTCGCCAAGGATGCCGGCGGTGCGGACATCAACGCGCAGCTGCCGCAGACCACGCTCAAGCTCTACACCAGCTACACCCCGCGCCGCCTCACCGAGCTGACCTTCGGCGGCGGCGTCAACTGGCAGAACCGCATCTACTACGTCGATGCGCCCTACGGCCGCTTCGAGCAGGACGCCTATGCGCTGGTCAGCGCGTTCGCGCGCTACCGCCTGTCCGACGAATTCACGGTGCAGGCCAACCTCAACAACCTGCTGGACAAGAAGTACTACGCGCAGATCTACGGCTACGGCGCCTGGGGCGAACCGCGCAGCGGCGCGCTGAGCTTCACCTGGTCGTTCTGA